One Streptomyces sp. SAI-135 DNA segment encodes these proteins:
- a CDS encoding DUF3000 domain-containing protein — protein sequence MDDAKGSDRDGSGAAPPAFQAAVQALRASRLRPQIEIEATRAPQRLAPHAYALEATVVDGDQDLADGRLVLLHDPDGHEAWRGTFRLVTLVRAELEPEMAADPLLPEVCWSWLTGALSARGLSYGEPSGTVTRASSHYFGGLSERPAASQIEIRASWTPREGLGGVPDTAGHLASWCDLLAQVAGLPPAGPGDASVVTLPQRRDPQAR from the coding sequence ATGGACGACGCGAAGGGGAGCGACCGGGATGGGAGCGGTGCGGCTCCGCCGGCCTTCCAGGCCGCGGTTCAGGCCCTGCGCGCCAGTCGGTTGCGGCCGCAGATCGAGATCGAGGCGACACGCGCGCCCCAGCGGCTCGCCCCGCACGCGTACGCGCTGGAGGCGACCGTCGTCGACGGCGACCAGGACCTCGCCGACGGGCGCCTCGTGCTGCTGCACGACCCCGACGGCCACGAGGCCTGGCGGGGCACCTTCCGGCTGGTGACGCTGGTGCGCGCGGAGCTGGAGCCGGAGATGGCCGCCGACCCGCTGCTGCCCGAGGTGTGCTGGTCCTGGCTGACCGGCGCGCTCTCGGCGCGCGGGCTGTCGTACGGCGAGCCGAGCGGCACCGTCACGCGCGCGAGCTCGCACTACTTCGGAGGTCTGTCCGAGCGCCCAGCGGCCTCGCAGATCGAGATCCGCGCCTCCTGGACGCCCCGCGAGGGCCTGGGCGGGGTGCCGGACACGGCGGGGCACCTCGCCTCCTGGTGCGATCTGCTGGCCCAGGTCGCGGGCCTGCCGCCGGCCGGGCCGGGCGACGCGTCGGTGGTCACGCTCCCCCAGCGGCGGGATCCGCAGGCGCGCTGA
- a CDS encoding acetyl-CoA C-acyltransferase, with protein sequence MPRTVRDVVFVDGVRTPFGKAGPKGIYHETRADDLVVKAIRELLRRNPGLDPKKIDEVAIAATTQIGDQGLTIGRTAGILAGLPQSVPGYSIDRMCAGALTAVTTVAGSVAFGAYDIAIAGGVEHMGRHPMGEGVDPNPRFVSEKLVDESALFMGMTAENLHDRYPQITKQRADEYAVRSQEKAAKAYANGKIQADLVPISVRRTNPEAGETGWGLVTADEPMRPGTTLENLSGLKTPFRVHGRVTAGNAAGLNDGATASLIASEDFARENDLPVKMRLVSYSFAGVEPEVMGYGPIPATEKALAQAGLSISDIGMFEINEAFAVQVLAFLDHYGIADDDERVNQYGGAIAFGHPLASSGVRLMTQLARQFEEQPEVRYGLTTMCVGFGMGATVIWENPNHKDAGGSK encoded by the coding sequence GTGCCTCGTACCGTCAGGGACGTCGTCTTCGTCGACGGCGTCCGCACCCCGTTCGGCAAGGCGGGCCCGAAGGGCATCTACCACGAGACCCGCGCCGACGACCTCGTCGTGAAGGCGATCCGGGAGCTGCTGCGCCGCAACCCGGGTCTGGACCCGAAGAAGATCGACGAGGTCGCCATCGCCGCGACCACGCAGATCGGCGACCAGGGCCTCACCATCGGCCGTACGGCGGGCATCCTCGCCGGTCTGCCGCAGTCGGTGCCCGGTTACTCCATCGACCGCATGTGCGCCGGCGCGCTGACCGCCGTCACCACGGTGGCCGGTTCCGTGGCCTTCGGGGCGTACGACATCGCCATCGCCGGTGGTGTCGAGCACATGGGCCGTCACCCCATGGGCGAGGGCGTGGACCCGAACCCGCGGTTCGTGAGCGAGAAGCTGGTCGACGAGTCCGCCCTGTTCATGGGCATGACCGCCGAGAACCTGCACGACCGCTACCCGCAGATCACCAAGCAGCGCGCCGACGAGTACGCCGTGCGCTCCCAGGAGAAGGCCGCCAAGGCGTACGCCAACGGCAAGATCCAGGCCGACCTGGTCCCGATCTCGGTGCGCCGCACCAACCCGGAGGCCGGTGAGACCGGCTGGGGCCTCGTGACCGCCGACGAGCCGATGCGCCCGGGAACGACCCTGGAGAACCTCTCCGGCCTCAAGACCCCGTTCCGCGTCCACGGCCGGGTCACCGCCGGTAACGCGGCCGGTCTGAACGACGGCGCCACCGCCTCCCTGATCGCCTCCGAGGACTTCGCCCGCGAGAACGACCTCCCGGTCAAGATGCGCCTGGTGTCGTACTCCTTCGCGGGTGTCGAGCCGGAGGTCATGGGCTACGGCCCGATCCCGGCCACCGAGAAGGCCCTCGCCCAGGCGGGTCTGTCGATCTCCGACATCGGCATGTTCGAGATCAACGAGGCCTTCGCCGTCCAGGTCCTGGCCTTCCTCGACCACTACGGCATCGCGGACGACGACGAGCGCGTCAACCAGTACGGCGGCGCGATCGCCTTCGGTCACCCGCTCGCCTCCTCGGGTGTGCGCCTGATGACGCAGCTGGCCCGCCAGTTCGAGGAGCAGCCCGAGGTCCGCTACGGCCTGACCACCATGTGCGTCGGCTTCGGCATGGGCGCGACGGTCATCTGGGAGAACCCGAACCACAAGGACGCCGGAGGCAGCAAGTGA
- a CDS encoding ribonuclease D, producing MTDAQETAADVSLRTTGGGPPDDGGSSVAEAPIPLLEPREGIPPVIADEDSLAEMIAAFAAGSGPVAVDAERASGYRYGQRAYLVQLRRAGAGTALIDPVACPDLSGLGEALSGVEWVLHAATQDLPCLREIGMIPSRLFDTELAGRLAGFPRVGLGAMVEGVLGFVLEKGHSAVDWSTRPLPEPWLRYAALDVELLVDLRDALEKELDRQGKLEWALQEFDAIASAPPAEPRKDPWRRTSGMHKVRRRRQLAVVRELWEARDRIAQRRDVSPGKVLSDAAIVEAALALPVNVHALAALNGFGHRTGRRQLEQWQAAVDRARALPETQLPQPGQPVTGPPPPRAWADKDPAAAARLSAARAAVSALAETLNMPQENLITPDTVRRVCWEPPAVVSAESVAAALAGFGARAWQVEQVTPVLVAALSA from the coding sequence GTGACCGACGCCCAAGAGACCGCAGCAGACGTTTCACTGCGCACCACCGGAGGCGGCCCTCCGGACGACGGCGGATCTTCTGTCGCGGAGGCTCCGATCCCTCTGCTGGAGCCGCGCGAGGGCATTCCGCCGGTGATCGCCGACGAGGACTCGCTCGCCGAGATGATCGCCGCGTTTGCCGCGGGCTCCGGCCCCGTCGCCGTCGACGCCGAGCGGGCGTCCGGCTACCGCTACGGACAGCGCGCGTACCTCGTGCAGCTGCGCCGCGCCGGAGCGGGGACCGCGCTGATCGACCCCGTGGCCTGTCCCGATCTCTCGGGCCTCGGCGAGGCGCTCTCCGGTGTGGAGTGGGTGCTGCACGCCGCCACGCAGGACCTTCCGTGCCTCCGCGAGATAGGCATGATCCCCTCGCGTCTCTTCGACACCGAGCTGGCCGGACGGCTCGCCGGGTTCCCCCGGGTCGGTCTCGGCGCGATGGTCGAGGGGGTGCTCGGCTTCGTCCTGGAGAAGGGGCACTCGGCCGTCGACTGGTCGACCCGGCCGCTGCCCGAGCCCTGGCTGCGGTACGCCGCGCTCGACGTGGAGCTCCTCGTCGATCTGCGGGACGCGCTGGAGAAGGAGCTCGACCGGCAGGGGAAGCTGGAGTGGGCGCTCCAGGAGTTCGACGCGATCGCCTCGGCCCCGCCGGCCGAGCCGCGCAAGGATCCCTGGCGCCGGACCTCCGGGATGCACAAGGTACGGCGGCGCCGGCAGCTGGCCGTGGTGCGGGAGCTGTGGGAGGCGCGGGACCGGATCGCCCAGCGGCGGGACGTGTCGCCGGGCAAGGTGCTGTCGGACGCGGCGATCGTCGAGGCGGCGCTCGCCCTCCCGGTGAACGTGCATGCGCTCGCCGCGCTGAACGGCTTCGGGCATCGCACCGGGCGGCGGCAGCTGGAGCAGTGGCAGGCGGCCGTCGACCGGGCCAGGGCCCTGCCCGAGACGCAGTTGCCGCAGCCCGGGCAGCCGGTGACGGGGCCCCCGCCGCCGCGGGCCTGGGCCGACAAGGACCCTGCGGCGGCGGCTCGGCTGTCCGCGGCGCGGGCAGCTGTGTCGGCGTTGGCCGAGACACTGAACATGCCTCAGGAGAACCTGATCACTCCGGACACCGTGCGCAGGGTGTGCTGGGAGCCGCCCGCCGTGGTCAGTGCGGAGTCCGTCGCGGCGGCGCTGGCGGGATTCGGTGCTCGGGCCTGGCAGGTCGAGCAGGTCACGCCAGTTCTTGTGGCCGCGTTGTCCGCATAG
- a CDS encoding ABC transporter substrate-binding protein translates to MNRRTVLSLAVAMSAALLLPGCTGTGGSAKGADAKAPDDPSKVTGTIKVLTVRTDLVQDGTMKKYAAEFNKTYPKVKVEFEALTNYEAEVKIRMNTENYGDVLLIPAVIKKADYPRFFASLGTQAERGEKYRFTDYTTVDGKVYGQSPIGVAPGFVYNKRIWKEAGVTEWPTTPAEFIADLKAIKAKTDAIPYYTNFAAGWTLTSWTYVDGAVHCDPQATTKLAEGDPWAKGADLRVGDTLLHDIVKAGLVEKDPTTSNWEESKPRTAKGEIATQWLGTWAIVQFRDAAEKAGVNPDDIGFMPFPSQTDGTFCATVAPDYNQAVNVHSQYKEAARAWIDWFTDKSTYGQDNLAVSPLKNASMPEVLKPYEEQGVKLIEVDDAQGARVKQIDSDSEVGIYAPEYRQNLVDLARGARKGSLDGFLGDLSKRWTDAQKNLGS, encoded by the coding sequence ATGAACCGCCGTACGGTCCTGTCCCTGGCCGTGGCCATGAGTGCCGCCCTGCTGCTACCGGGCTGCACCGGCACCGGAGGATCCGCAAAGGGCGCCGACGCCAAGGCTCCTGACGATCCGTCGAAGGTCACCGGCACCATCAAGGTCCTCACCGTCCGCACCGACCTCGTGCAGGACGGCACGATGAAGAAGTACGCCGCCGAGTTCAACAAGACGTACCCCAAGGTCAAGGTGGAGTTCGAGGCCCTCACGAACTACGAGGCCGAGGTCAAGATCCGGATGAACACCGAGAACTACGGTGACGTCCTGCTGATCCCCGCGGTCATCAAGAAGGCCGACTACCCGAGGTTCTTCGCCTCCCTGGGCACCCAGGCCGAGCGCGGCGAGAAGTACCGCTTCACCGACTACACCACCGTCGACGGCAAGGTCTACGGGCAGAGCCCGATCGGTGTGGCCCCCGGGTTCGTCTACAACAAGCGGATCTGGAAGGAGGCCGGGGTCACCGAATGGCCCACCACCCCGGCCGAGTTCATCGCCGACCTCAAGGCGATCAAGGCGAAGACCGACGCGATCCCCTACTACACCAACTTCGCGGCCGGCTGGACGCTCACCTCCTGGACGTACGTCGACGGGGCCGTCCACTGCGACCCGCAGGCCACCACCAAGCTCGCCGAGGGCGACCCGTGGGCGAAGGGCGCCGACCTGCGCGTCGGTGACACCCTGCTGCACGACATCGTGAAGGCAGGCCTGGTCGAGAAGGACCCCACCACCAGCAACTGGGAGGAGTCCAAGCCCCGTACCGCCAAGGGCGAGATCGCCACCCAGTGGCTCGGCACCTGGGCGATCGTGCAGTTCAGGGACGCCGCCGAGAAGGCCGGGGTGAACCCCGACGACATCGGCTTCATGCCCTTCCCCTCGCAGACCGACGGCACGTTCTGCGCGACCGTCGCCCCCGACTACAACCAGGCCGTCAACGTCCACTCGCAGTACAAGGAGGCCGCCCGCGCCTGGATCGACTGGTTCACCGACAAGTCCACCTACGGGCAGGACAACCTGGCCGTCTCACCGCTGAAGAACGCCTCCATGCCCGAGGTCCTCAAGCCGTACGAGGAGCAGGGCGTCAAGCTCATCGAGGTCGACGACGCCCAGGGCGCCCGCGTCAAGCAGATCGACAGCGACTCGGAGGTCGGCATCTACGCCCCCGAGTACCGACAGAACCTCGTCGACCTCGCCCGCGGAGCCCGCAAGGGCAGCCTCGACGGCTTCCTCGGCGACCTCAGCAAGCGCTGGACGGACGCCCAGAAGAACCTGGGGTCCTGA
- a CDS encoding sugar ABC transporter permease yields MTDTTHTAVVEVIPAAPAPAPAPRRTRAWRGVTPWLFLIAPLALLITFTYAPIVNMLAYSFTDWDGVSPVLHYTGAENYREVFTRPDLFEVFWVSGYYLAASAVQIVLALYFATVLSFDVRFRNFFKGVLFFPYLVNGVAIGFVFLYFFQDGGTLDSVLSLFGVHTDHAWLGTPASANTSLAGVSVWRYLGLNFVLFLGAIQSIPGELYEAAELDGAGRWQQFRHIIAPGIKPVLTLTVILSVSGSLSVFEIPYIMTGGATGTETFVIQTVNLAFRFNKTGLASAAAVVLLLIILLVTWVQRRLVPDDKVDLV; encoded by the coding sequence ATGACGGACACGACACACACGGCGGTCGTGGAGGTGATCCCGGCCGCCCCCGCCCCGGCGCCCGCCCCGCGCCGGACCCGTGCCTGGCGGGGCGTCACCCCCTGGCTGTTCCTGATCGCCCCGCTCGCCCTGCTGATCACCTTCACGTACGCGCCGATCGTCAACATGCTGGCGTACAGCTTCACCGACTGGGACGGCGTCAGCCCCGTCCTGCACTACACGGGCGCGGAGAACTACCGGGAGGTCTTCACCCGCCCGGATCTCTTCGAGGTCTTCTGGGTCAGCGGGTACTACCTCGCCGCCTCCGCGGTCCAGATCGTCCTGGCGCTCTACTTCGCGACGGTCCTGAGCTTCGACGTCCGCTTCCGGAACTTCTTCAAGGGCGTGCTCTTCTTCCCGTACCTCGTCAACGGGGTCGCGATCGGGTTCGTGTTCCTCTACTTCTTCCAGGACGGCGGCACCCTCGACTCGGTGCTGAGCCTGTTCGGCGTGCACACCGACCACGCCTGGCTCGGCACCCCGGCCTCCGCGAACACCTCGCTGGCCGGCGTCTCGGTCTGGCGCTACCTGGGCCTGAACTTCGTCCTGTTCCTGGGTGCGATCCAGTCGATCCCGGGGGAGCTGTACGAGGCGGCCGAGCTGGACGGCGCGGGCCGCTGGCAGCAGTTCCGCCACATCATCGCGCCGGGCATCAAACCGGTCCTGACGCTGACGGTGATCCTCTCGGTCTCCGGCTCGCTCTCCGTCTTCGAGATCCCCTACATCATGACCGGCGGCGCGACCGGCACCGAGACCTTCGTGATCCAGACGGTCAACCTGGCCTTCCGCTTCAACAAGACGGGCCTGGCCTCGGCGGCCGCCGTCGTCCTCCTGCTGATCATCCTGCTGGTGACCTGGGTGCAGCGGCGCCTGGTCCCCGACGACAAGGTGGACCTCGTATGA
- a CDS encoding 3-hydroxyacyl-CoA dehydrogenase NAD-binding domain-containing protein, with the protein MSTTELLKGAAELFPDEVVTQAHVRHLDLPFNAGRFALITLDNGFDHTKPTTFGPQSLANLNTAIDQVEKEAAAGEIVGVGITGKPFIFAVGADLKGVELLKRHEDALAIGKGGHEVFKRLAGIAVPTFAYYNGAAMGGGVEVGLHCTYRTVSAALPAFSLPEVFLGLVPGWGGCTLLPNLIGAEKAVSVIIENSLNQNKQLGGAQVYELGIADALFEGADFLEQSLLWTASVLKGEIVVERPAIDRGEAWDQAVAKGRFVADSKVHGAAPAAYRALDIIEAAKNGDLQQGYDAEDQALADLIMGGELRSGIYAFNLVQKRGKRPAGAPDKNLARPVTKVGVVGAGLMASQLALLFLRRLEVPVVLTDIDQERVDKGVGYVHAEIEKLLGKGRINQDKANRLKALVTGVLDKAEGFSDADFIIEAVFEEIGVKQQVFAEVEAVAPAHAILATNTSSLSVTEMASKLKNPERVVGFHFFNPVAILPLLEIVRGEQTDDASLATAFAVAKKLKKTAVLVKDAPAFVVNRILTRFMGEIQNVIDEGTPVAVAEKAVEPLGLPMSPLVLLELVGPAIGLHVSETLNRAFPDRFTVSPNLAAVVKAGKRGFYVYDSGKPELDPEVAALLKQGDVVLSEEQVRERVLDAVAQEIGLMLDEGVVAEAQDIDLCLITGAGWPFHLGGITPYLDREGVSERVNGKKFLAPGVASVPA; encoded by the coding sequence GTGAGCACCACTGAGCTCTTGAAGGGTGCGGCCGAGCTGTTCCCCGACGAGGTCGTCACCCAGGCGCACGTACGCCACCTGGACCTGCCGTTCAACGCGGGGCGGTTCGCGCTCATCACGCTGGACAACGGCTTCGACCACACCAAGCCGACCACCTTCGGCCCGCAGTCGCTGGCGAACCTGAACACCGCCATCGACCAGGTCGAGAAGGAGGCCGCGGCCGGCGAGATCGTCGGTGTCGGCATCACCGGCAAGCCGTTCATCTTCGCGGTCGGCGCCGACCTCAAGGGCGTCGAGCTGCTGAAGAGGCACGAGGACGCGCTCGCCATCGGCAAGGGCGGCCACGAGGTCTTCAAGCGCCTCGCGGGCATCGCGGTGCCGACCTTCGCGTACTACAACGGCGCGGCGATGGGCGGTGGCGTCGAGGTCGGTCTGCACTGCACCTACCGCACGGTCTCCGCGGCCCTGCCCGCCTTCTCGCTCCCCGAGGTCTTCCTCGGCCTGGTCCCCGGCTGGGGCGGCTGCACCCTGCTGCCGAACCTGATCGGCGCCGAGAAGGCCGTCTCGGTCATCATCGAGAACTCCCTCAACCAGAACAAGCAGCTGGGGGGCGCCCAGGTCTACGAACTGGGCATCGCCGACGCGCTGTTCGAGGGCGCGGACTTCCTGGAGCAGTCCCTGCTGTGGACGGCGTCCGTCCTCAAGGGCGAGATCGTCGTCGAGCGCCCGGCGATCGACCGCGGTGAGGCCTGGGACCAGGCCGTCGCCAAGGGCCGTTTCGTCGCGGACTCCAAGGTGCACGGGGCCGCTCCGGCCGCCTACCGCGCCCTGGACATCATCGAGGCCGCCAAGAACGGCGACCTCCAGCAGGGCTACGACGCCGAGGACCAGGCCCTCGCCGACCTGATCATGGGTGGCGAACTGCGCTCCGGCATCTACGCGTTCAACCTGGTGCAGAAGCGCGGCAAGCGGCCCGCCGGTGCCCCGGACAAGAACCTGGCCCGCCCGGTCACCAAGGTGGGCGTCGTGGGCGCCGGCCTCATGGCCTCCCAGCTCGCGCTGCTCTTCCTGCGCCGCCTGGAGGTGCCGGTCGTGCTGACCGACATCGACCAGGAGCGCGTCGACAAGGGTGTGGGCTACGTCCACGCCGAGATCGAGAAGCTGCTCGGCAAGGGCCGTATCAACCAGGACAAGGCCAACCGCCTCAAGGCCCTGGTCACCGGTGTGCTGGACAAGGCGGAGGGCTTCTCCGACGCGGACTTCATCATCGAGGCCGTCTTCGAGGAGATCGGCGTCAAGCAGCAGGTGTTCGCGGAGGTCGAGGCGGTCGCCCCGGCGCACGCGATCCTCGCCACCAACACCTCTTCGCTGTCGGTGACGGAGATGGCGTCGAAGCTGAAGAACCCCGAGCGGGTCGTGGGCTTCCACTTCTTCAACCCGGTCGCGATCCTCCCGCTCCTGGAGATCGTCCGCGGCGAGCAGACCGACGACGCCTCGCTGGCCACGGCCTTCGCCGTCGCCAAGAAGCTGAAGAAGACCGCGGTTCTGGTCAAGGACGCCCCGGCGTTCGTCGTGAACCGCATCCTGACCCGCTTCATGGGCGAGATCCAGAACGTCATCGACGAGGGCACCCCGGTCGCCGTGGCGGAGAAGGCGGTGGAGCCGCTCGGCCTGCCGATGTCCCCGCTGGTCCTGCTGGAGCTGGTCGGCCCCGCGATCGGTCTGCACGTCTCGGAGACCCTCAACCGGGCCTTCCCGGACCGCTTCACGGTCTCCCCGAACCTCGCGGCCGTCGTCAAGGCGGGCAAGCGCGGCTTCTACGTCTACGACTCCGGCAAGCCGGAGCTGGACCCCGAGGTCGCCGCGCTCCTCAAGCAGGGCGATGTCGTCCTCAGCGAGGAGCAGGTCCGCGAGCGCGTCCTCGACGCCGTCGCCCAGGAGATCGGGCTCATGCTCGACGAGGGCGTCGTCGCCGAGGCCCAGGACATCGACCTCTGCCTGATCACGGGCGCCGGCTGGCCCTTCCACCTGGGCGGCATCACGCCGTACCTGGACCGCGAGGGTGTCTCCGAGCGCGTGAACGGCAAGAAGTTCCTGGCTCCG
- a CDS encoding carbohydrate ABC transporter permease: MTRRTLTRALVHLSLIAATVAVLLPLVVVLLTSLKSEREMADTSGALELPDDPLNFHNYVAAFQDGGMLSAFTNTAIILLVSVGGTVLIGSMTAYAIDRFTFRFKKLVVVLFLTAALVPGVTTQVATFQIVNSFGMFDSLWAPIVLYMGTDIVSIYIFLQFVRSIPVSLDESARLDGANSFTIYRKIIFPLLKPATATVVIVKGITVYNDFYIPFLYMPSEDLGVISTSLFRFKGPYAAHWEVISAGAVLVILPTLIVFLSLQRFIYNGFMRGATR, from the coding sequence ATGACCCGCCGTACGCTCACCCGCGCCCTGGTCCACCTCTCGCTGATCGCCGCGACGGTGGCCGTCCTGCTCCCGCTCGTGGTGGTCCTGCTCACCTCCCTCAAGTCGGAGAGGGAGATGGCGGACACGAGCGGGGCCCTCGAACTCCCGGACGACCCGCTGAACTTCCACAACTACGTGGCGGCCTTCCAGGACGGCGGGATGCTCTCCGCCTTCACCAACACGGCGATCATCCTGCTGGTGTCGGTCGGCGGCACGGTCCTCATCGGCTCGATGACGGCCTACGCCATCGACCGCTTCACCTTCCGCTTCAAGAAGCTGGTGGTGGTGCTCTTCCTGACGGCCGCGCTGGTCCCCGGCGTCACCACCCAGGTGGCGACCTTCCAGATCGTCAACAGCTTCGGCATGTTCGACTCCCTGTGGGCGCCGATCGTCCTCTACATGGGCACGGACATCGTCTCGATCTACATCTTCCTGCAGTTCGTCCGCTCGATCCCGGTCTCCCTGGACGAATCGGCCCGCCTGGACGGCGCCAACTCCTTCACGATCTACCGGAAGATCATCTTCCCGCTGCTGAAACCGGCGACGGCGACCGTGGTGATCGTGAAGGGCATCACCGTCTACAACGACTTCTACATCCCCTTCCTCTACATGCCGTCGGAAGATCTTGGCGTGATCTCGACGTCCCTGTTCCGCTTCAAGGGCCCCTACGCGGCCCACTGGGAGGTCATATCGGCAGGAGCGGTCCTGGTCATACTGCCCACGCTGATCGTCTTCCTGTCCTTGCAGCGCTTCATCTACAACGGCTTCATGAGAGGCGCGACCAGGTAA
- a CDS encoding LacI family DNA-binding transcriptional regulator codes for MTAQPTSRVTIKDVAARAGVSKGAVSLAFNHKPGLSEATRDRIFRAARELGWAPNLTARTLAGSRVDVVGLAICRPARLLGLEPFYMEFVSGVESVLIERNCSLLLRLVRNVEEEAGLQESWWRGRQVGGSILVDFRADDPRVAAVARLGMPVVAVGHPSFTGGLTSVWTDDATAVTEAVRYLAALGHRRIARVGGAAALGHTATRTAAFDDAARGLGLAGAWQVTTDYSGEAGGRATRSLLTAPPSDRPTAIVYDNDIMAVAGLSVAAEMGLHVPRDVSLLAWDDSQLCRLTHPTLSAMSHDVHGFGAEAARTLFGVITGEGPGSHPVPTPVLTPRGSTAPPAV; via the coding sequence ATGACAGCCCAGCCGACCTCCCGCGTCACCATCAAGGACGTCGCCGCGCGCGCCGGGGTGTCCAAGGGGGCCGTCTCCCTCGCCTTCAACCACAAGCCGGGGCTGTCGGAGGCGACCCGGGACCGGATCTTCCGGGCGGCGCGGGAGCTGGGCTGGGCGCCGAACCTCACGGCACGGACGTTGGCCGGGTCCCGGGTGGACGTGGTGGGGCTCGCGATCTGCCGGCCGGCGCGGCTGCTGGGGCTCGAACCCTTCTACATGGAGTTCGTGTCGGGCGTGGAGAGCGTGCTGATCGAGCGGAACTGCTCGCTGCTGCTGCGGCTCGTGCGGAACGTGGAGGAGGAGGCCGGCCTCCAGGAGTCGTGGTGGCGGGGACGCCAGGTCGGGGGGTCGATCCTGGTCGACTTCCGGGCCGACGACCCGCGCGTCGCGGCGGTCGCACGGCTGGGGATGCCGGTGGTGGCCGTAGGGCATCCGTCGTTCACGGGGGGCCTCACCTCGGTGTGGACCGACGACGCCACCGCCGTGACGGAGGCCGTGCGGTATCTGGCGGCGCTGGGTCACCGGCGGATCGCCCGGGTGGGGGGTGCGGCCGCGCTCGGGCACACGGCGACGCGGACGGCGGCGTTCGACGACGCGGCGCGCGGGCTCGGCCTCGCGGGGGCCTGGCAGGTGACCACCGACTACTCAGGGGAGGCCGGCGGGCGGGCCACCCGGTCCCTGCTGACCGCCCCGCCCAGCGACCGGCCGACGGCGATCGTCTACGACAACGACATCATGGCGGTGGCCGGACTGTCGGTCGCGGCCGAGATGGGGCTGCACGTCCCGCGCGATGTCTCGCTGCTCGCCTGGGACGACTCGCAGCTGTGCCGGCTCACCCACCCCACGCTCTCCGCGATGAGCCACGACGTGCACGGATTCGGCGCGGAGGCGGCCCGTACCCTGTTCGGAGTGATCACCGGGGAGGGACCAGGATCGCACCCCGTGCCCACTCCGGTCCTGACACCGAGGGGTTCCACGGCACCTCCCGCGGTGTGA
- a CDS encoding response regulator transcription factor, which yields MSVLLEQPASLVAYRPNKPTAMVVVADPRVRSTVTRHLWALGVRDVIEASSVAEARPRIGSPRDICVADVHLPDGSGLTLLSETRAAGWPNGLALSAADDIGAVRNALAGGVKGYVVTGTRTNLGLPTRPGAAPIGAAAARMHRRPPGAPSHPGGYRELSGREVEVLRLVAEGQSNKAIGVSMGLSALTVKSHLARIARKLGTGDRAGMVAVALRTGIIH from the coding sequence GTGTCCGTTCTCCTCGAGCAGCCCGCAAGCCTGGTCGCCTACCGCCCGAACAAGCCCACCGCCATGGTGGTCGTGGCCGACCCGCGTGTCCGCTCCACCGTCACCCGTCACCTCTGGGCGCTCGGTGTCCGCGATGTCATCGAGGCCTCGTCCGTGGCGGAGGCCCGTCCCCGTATCGGCAGTCCCAGAGACATCTGCGTCGCCGACGTCCACCTCCCCGACGGCTCCGGCCTGACGCTGCTGTCGGAAACCCGCGCCGCGGGCTGGCCCAACGGCCTCGCCCTCTCCGCGGCCGACGACATCGGTGCCGTGCGCAACGCCCTCGCGGGCGGCGTCAAGGGCTACGTCGTCACCGGCACCCGTACCAACCTCGGGCTCCCCACCCGACCGGGAGCCGCTCCCATCGGCGCCGCCGCCGCCCGTATGCACCGCCGCCCCCCGGGTGCCCCGAGCCACCCGGGCGGCTACCGCGAGCTCTCCGGCCGCGAGGTCGAGGTGCTGCGGCTGGTGGCCGAAGGGCAGTCGAACAAGGCGATCGGCGTCTCCATGGGCCTGTCCGCACTGACCGTCAAGAGCCACCTCGCCCGGATCGCCCGCAAGCTCGGCACGGGAGACCGCGCCGGCATGGTGGCGGTGGCCCTCCGTACCGGCATCATCCACTGA